A single genomic interval of Flavobacterium sp. N2820 harbors:
- a CDS encoding site-specific recombinase, which produces MNIARRKNTNTFEEICHTYFNELQLWKNEEYNEDIVVALVNTIRPKKPKAVEVVDVSNVLHFFIEYPQIKENFVVFLKSILQGRNFDSILTDAGILQDTDFIYEVKKRIFAKILPYQAPKETLQYLLNQIFFLDSDPIWVNKIPKKQLEELFEIFGFSGIYEAIDEGSVLFEVMQAMNLLSQRTSGRALESEVLKMVPEYANLESPFAAFEKELFAIEKTIKQKDSNFYIASTDINYKQLLVLYKQCNEFVEKAFQNSSKYGISLRVNQNLLRIKQQLYRLGVLLPLLVIDKPDEKKTKSIELAIKLIKYNCQKTNVRKLINESTQLLSYEITQHTAKTGEHYITESKTEYFKMLYAALGGGLIVGFLCVFKLLLSKIETSDFGHAFFYSLNYSFGFIVIYLLGFTLATKQPAMTAAALITALEDGLKKNSLSADEKHKSFAKLFARLFRSQFIAFVGNVAMAFPVSLLGIWLIDITFHYNIAEVKWNKLIGDLNPIHSMAIFHAAIAGFFLFLSGIISGSISNRDKHFEVKYRIEEHPWLKMTFGKERTKKMANWYDKKWSGVISNFWFGIFLGSTASVGLFLGLNLDIRHITFASGNLALGLYGANYEVSNTMLFWGIFGIGIIGLVNFLVSFGLSLGLAFRSRNIPIAELKPIFASIKRRFLSKPMSFFFPTE; this is translated from the coding sequence ATGAATATAGCCAGAAGAAAAAACACCAATACATTTGAAGAAATTTGTCATACCTATTTTAATGAACTTCAACTATGGAAAAATGAAGAATATAACGAAGACATCGTTGTTGCTTTAGTAAATACCATTAGACCAAAAAAGCCTAAGGCCGTTGAAGTTGTAGATGTTTCAAATGTGTTACATTTTTTTATCGAATATCCACAAATAAAAGAAAATTTCGTAGTTTTTTTAAAATCAATTTTACAAGGAAGAAACTTTGATTCTATTTTAACTGATGCTGGAATTTTACAAGACACCGATTTTATTTACGAAGTGAAAAAGCGAATTTTCGCAAAAATTTTACCATACCAAGCACCAAAAGAAACGCTGCAATATTTACTAAATCAGATTTTCTTTCTAGATTCTGATCCTATTTGGGTGAATAAAATTCCAAAAAAACAACTTGAAGAACTTTTCGAAATATTTGGTTTTTCTGGAATTTATGAAGCAATCGACGAAGGCTCAGTTTTGTTTGAAGTCATGCAAGCCATGAATTTATTATCACAACGAACCAGCGGAAGAGCCTTAGAATCTGAAGTATTAAAAATGGTGCCTGAATATGCCAATTTAGAAAGTCCGTTTGCCGCTTTTGAAAAAGAATTATTTGCTATTGAAAAAACCATAAAACAGAAAGACAGCAATTTTTATATTGCTTCAACAGACATCAACTACAAGCAATTATTGGTTTTGTATAAGCAATGTAACGAATTTGTAGAAAAAGCGTTTCAAAACTCTTCTAAATACGGAATTTCGCTACGTGTAAACCAAAACTTGTTGCGCATCAAACAACAATTGTATCGTTTAGGTGTTTTATTGCCCCTTTTAGTGATTGATAAACCTGATGAAAAGAAAACCAAAAGCATCGAATTAGCCATAAAATTGATTAAATACAATTGTCAAAAAACAAATGTTCGAAAATTAATCAACGAAAGCACGCAATTATTATCATACGAAATTACGCAACACACTGCAAAAACAGGCGAGCATTACATTACTGAAAGTAAAACAGAATATTTCAAAATGTTGTATGCTGCACTTGGTGGTGGTTTAATTGTGGGTTTTTTGTGTGTTTTTAAATTATTACTCTCAAAAATAGAAACCAGCGATTTTGGGCATGCTTTTTTTTATAGCTTAAACTACTCGTTTGGCTTTATTGTAATTTATTTGCTGGGATTTACTTTAGCAACAAAACAACCGGCAATGACAGCTGCCGCGTTAATAACAGCTTTAGAAGATGGATTGAAAAAAAATTCCCTTTCGGCAGATGAAAAACATAAAAGTTTTGCCAAATTATTTGCCCGTTTATTTCGTTCACAGTTTATCGCCTTTGTCGGAAACGTTGCCATGGCTTTTCCAGTTTCGTTGTTAGGCATTTGGTTAATTGACATCACGTTTCATTATAATATTGCCGAAGTTAAATGGAATAAGTTAATTGGAGATTTGAATCCAATTCATTCCATGGCGATTTTTCATGCTGCAATTGCTGGATTTTTCTTGTTTTTATCTGGAATAATTTCAGGAAGTATTTCTAACCGAGACAAACATTTTGAAGTAAAATACAGGATCGAAGAACATCCATGGTTAAAAATGACATTCGGAAAAGAACGAACTAAAAAAATGGCCAATTGGTATGATAAAAAATGGTCGGGTGTGATTTCAAATTTTTGGTTTGGTATTTTTTTAGGAAGCACCGCTTCGGTTGGCTTATTTTTAGGCTTAAATTTAGACATTCGTCACATCACTTTTGCTAGCGGAAATTTAGCGTTAGGACTTTATGGTGCAAATTATGAGGTAAGCAACACCATGTTATTTTGGGGAATTTTCGGTATCGGAATCATCGGATTAGTTAATTTTTTAGTTAGTTTTGGATTGTCTTTAGGATTGGCTTTTCGCTCCAGAAATATTCCAATAGCTGAATTAAAACCTATTTTTGCATCCATTAAGAGAAGATTTTTAAGTAAACCGATGAGTTTCTTTTTTCCAACGGAGTAA
- a CDS encoding CYTH domain-containing protein: MEEIERKFLVESTDFIKESTVNNRIVQGYLNSNPERTVRVRIKGNNGYLTIKGKGNESGTSRFEWEKEITLFEAEALLQLCESGIIDKIRYEIPLGKHTFEVDVFSGENQGLIIAEVELSSEDEFFEQPKWLGKEVTGDKKYYNSYLSEHPFCTWR, translated from the coding sequence TTGGAAGAAATAGAACGCAAATTTTTAGTTGAATCAACAGATTTTATCAAAGAAAGCACAGTAAATAATAGAATTGTACAAGGTTATTTGAACTCAAATCCTGAGCGAACTGTTCGAGTACGAATTAAAGGAAACAATGGCTATTTAACCATAAAAGGAAAAGGAAACGAAAGTGGAACCTCTCGATTTGAGTGGGAAAAAGAAATTACCCTTTTTGAAGCCGAAGCCTTACTCCAATTATGTGAAAGCGGTATTATCGACAAAATTAGATATGAAATTCCGCTTGGAAAACACACGTTTGAAGTTGATGTTTTTTCAGGTGAAAATCAAGGATTAATTATTGCCGAAGTGGAACTTTCCTCTGAAGATGAGTTTTTTGAGCAACCAAAATGGTTAGGTAAAGAAGTTACTGGCGACAAAAAATACTACAATTCGTATTTAAGCGAACATCCTTTTTGTACTTGGAGATAA
- a CDS encoding septal ring lytic transglycosylase RlpA family protein, with translation MNKNIIIVSFVLLITILLSFSNKTKTSFIREASLFDTVKKKDSLRILDSVKAVDSIKIADSIANLNTRLFKKNVEASHYSDKLNGRRTASGKVFHNNNYTAAHKTLKFGTKVKVTNIANNKSVIVTITDRGPFTKHREIDMAKKPFLEISHNKGRAPLRVNIEIVE, from the coding sequence ATGAACAAAAATATCATCATCGTATCGTTTGTGTTGCTTATTACAATTCTATTGAGCTTTTCTAATAAGACTAAAACCAGTTTTATTAGAGAAGCTTCTTTATTTGACACAGTAAAGAAAAAAGATTCGCTGCGCATCCTTGATTCGGTAAAAGCGGTAGATTCAATTAAAATTGCAGATTCAATTGCTAATTTAAACACACGCCTCTTCAAAAAAAATGTAGAAGCGTCACATTATTCGGATAAATTAAACGGAAGAAGAACAGCAAGTGGAAAAGTATTTCACAACAACAATTACACTGCAGCTCACAAAACATTAAAGTTTGGAACTAAAGTCAAAGTCACTAATATTGCAAATAATAAAAGTGTAATTGTAACCATCACAGATAGAGGCCCATTCACCAAACATCGAGAAATTGACATGGCAAAAAAACCTTTTTTAGAAATCTCTCATAACAAAGGTAGAGCACCTTTACGTGTTAATATCGAAATTGTCGAGTAA
- a CDS encoding TonB-dependent receptor encodes MKIFKNALLFGFIFLTSLTVFSQSKITGVVVDGEFNQPLAGASVVVKGTTAGTATDFDGKFEISTSEKAGVIVVSFLGYETKTVSYTITGNSLNLGNIVVSPDAGQLDEVVVVGRGIIDLAKERKTPIAVSTIKAAEIQAKVGTADVTQAMVNTPSVYVAGQSGGYGDSRITVRGFQQDNTAFLLNGQPINGMEDGKMYWSNWSGMSDIANFIQVQRGLGSSKLAISSVGGTVNFVTKATDKKEGGFVSMGVANSDYFKSTAAYNTGMNAKGFGMSIMMSHWQGDGYNQGTRGEGQNYFISFGYKPNEKHNFNFLITGAPQSHDQNFTKRISDYLGFGRKYNNNFGYLNGQYISERTNFYHKPVANLNWDFNINSTTSLSTVLYASWGRGGGTGNYGGGKRSISQLNPYTGSNQSTYIDFDQIYANNLADADGVGTGSNYAIRASMNNHAWYGIVSNFKKELNENLNLNFGLDLRTYNGDHYRQISNFVGLNGWSESRFLRDNNHVIPNPNTLPSATNTVNQSYNINPWYAFFNVADDNQKIDYDYSETISYGGVFGQLEYSNDNFSTFFQGSISNQTHQRFDYYDYQKEFQDSEKISNVGYNVKGGAAYNFAEKHSVYANAGFYSRQPYHDNIYLNFTNQVNPLTENEKVLGLEAGYTYKSKIFTASLNGYRTTWEDRVVTTSTVQAADGTIGTTPVLAGDVIFTSNQGVKQVHSGLELDFVVKPLATLDIKGFASFGNWEYEGKAFSRRFDENLNLLVENETDLDGGKVGDAAQTTWGLGARYEIFERFSIDADWRNYDKLYSNVAAKDNLELPSYDLVDAGISYKMLVGKEKQNSVNFRFNMNNVFDEVYLSELTSNIKTTDNISSSNPGLGTYQSNGRVYKGVADGNFGYFGLGRTWNFTIRYNF; translated from the coding sequence ATGAAAATTTTTAAAAATGCATTACTTTTTGGGTTTATTTTTTTAACTAGCCTAACGGTATTTTCACAATCAAAAATTACAGGAGTAGTAGTTGATGGTGAGTTTAATCAACCATTAGCAGGTGCAAGTGTTGTTGTAAAAGGAACAACAGCTGGAACCGCTACAGATTTCGATGGAAAATTTGAAATTTCAACTTCAGAGAAAGCTGGAGTTATTGTAGTTTCTTTTTTAGGTTATGAAACTAAAACAGTTTCATATACAATTACGGGTAATTCACTTAATTTAGGAAACATCGTTGTTTCACCAGATGCTGGTCAATTAGATGAAGTAGTTGTTGTAGGTAGAGGTATTATTGACCTTGCAAAAGAACGTAAAACACCTATTGCAGTTTCTACAATTAAAGCAGCAGAGATTCAAGCTAAAGTAGGTACAGCGGATGTAACTCAAGCTATGGTTAACACTCCATCAGTTTATGTTGCTGGTCAATCTGGAGGTTATGGAGATTCAAGAATAACAGTTCGTGGTTTTCAACAAGACAATACAGCATTCTTATTGAATGGTCAGCCAATTAATGGAATGGAAGACGGAAAAATGTATTGGTCAAACTGGTCTGGAATGTCTGATATTGCAAACTTTATTCAAGTACAAAGAGGTTTAGGTTCTTCTAAATTAGCAATTTCTTCTGTAGGAGGAACGGTTAACTTTGTTACAAAAGCAACAGATAAAAAAGAAGGTGGTTTTGTATCAATGGGTGTTGCTAATAGCGATTATTTTAAGTCAACTGCGGCATACAATACAGGTATGAATGCAAAAGGATTTGGTATGAGTATTATGATGTCTCACTGGCAAGGTGATGGATACAACCAAGGAACAAGAGGTGAAGGTCAAAATTATTTTATTTCTTTTGGATACAAACCAAATGAAAAACATAATTTCAACTTCTTAATCACTGGTGCTCCGCAATCTCACGATCAAAATTTCACAAAAAGAATTTCTGATTATTTAGGTTTTGGTAGAAAATATAATAACAATTTTGGTTATTTAAACGGACAATATATTTCTGAAAGAACGAACTTCTATCACAAACCAGTAGCTAATTTAAACTGGGATTTCAATATCAATAGTACAACTTCATTATCTACTGTTTTATATGCATCATGGGGTCGTGGTGGTGGAACTGGTAACTATGGTGGAGGAAAAAGAAGTATTTCTCAGTTAAACCCTTACACTGGATCAAACCAAAGTACATATATTGACTTTGATCAAATTTATGCAAATAATTTAGCAGACGCTGATGGAGTTGGTACTGGATCAAACTATGCCATAAGAGCCTCTATGAATAACCATGCATGGTACGGAATTGTATCTAATTTCAAAAAAGAGTTAAACGAAAACTTAAATTTAAATTTTGGCTTAGATTTAAGAACTTATAATGGTGATCACTACCGTCAAATTTCAAACTTTGTAGGATTAAATGGTTGGTCAGAAAGTAGATTTTTAAGAGATAACAATCACGTTATTCCTAATCCAAACACATTACCAAGTGCAACTAATACTGTAAATCAATCCTATAATATTAATCCTTGGTATGCCTTTTTTAATGTTGCAGATGATAATCAAAAAATTGATTATGATTACAGTGAAACTATCTCTTATGGAGGAGTTTTTGGTCAATTAGAATATTCAAACGACAATTTTTCAACTTTCTTCCAAGGGTCAATTTCTAATCAAACTCACCAACGTTTTGATTATTATGATTACCAAAAAGAATTCCAAGATTCTGAAAAAATTTCTAACGTAGGGTATAATGTTAAAGGTGGGGCTGCATATAATTTTGCTGAAAAGCATTCTGTTTATGCAAATGCTGGATTCTATTCTCGTCAACCATATCATGATAACATTTACTTAAACTTTACAAATCAAGTTAATCCATTAACTGAAAATGAAAAAGTATTAGGTTTAGAAGCAGGTTATACTTATAAATCAAAAATATTTACAGCAAGTTTAAATGGATACAGAACGACTTGGGAAGATAGAGTTGTAACTACTTCAACTGTACAAGCTGCAGATGGAACTATCGGAACTACTCCTGTACTTGCTGGTGATGTAATTTTCACTTCTAATCAAGGAGTAAAACAAGTTCACTCTGGTTTAGAGTTAGATTTTGTAGTTAAACCTTTAGCTACTTTAGATATCAAAGGTTTTGCTTCATTTGGAAATTGGGAATATGAAGGAAAAGCGTTCAGCAGAAGATTTGATGAAAATCTTAACCTTTTAGTTGAAAATGAAACTGATCTTGACGGAGGAAAAGTAGGTGATGCTGCTCAAACAACATGGGGATTAGGCGCTAGATACGAAATTTTTGAGCGTTTTTCAATCGATGCAGATTGGAGAAACTACGATAAATTATATTCAAATGTAGCTGCTAAAGATAATTTAGAATTACCAAGTTATGATTTAGTTGATGCGGGTATTTCATATAAAATGTTAGTTGGTAAAGAAAAACAAAATTCAGTTAACTTTAGATTTAACATGAACAATGTTTTTGATGAAGTATATTTATCAGAATTAACTTCTAACATTAAAACTACTGATAATATAAGCTCTTCAAACCCAGGTTTAGGAACTTATCAATCAAATGGTAGAGTTTATAAAGGAGTAGCAGATGGTAACTTTGGTTACTTCGGTTTAGGTAGAACTTGGAATTTTACTATCCGTTATAATTTCTAA
- the pgi gene encoding glucose-6-phosphate isomerase — MALHSKNPSQTDAWQKIQSHFETMKSVQMQELFANDNNRAEKMHMQWNDFLVDYSKNIATQETIDLLLELAHQVDLKDAISKYFKGDLINQTEDRAVLHTALRATENSAVMVDGINVMPEIFSVKNKIKNFSNEVITGERKGFSGKQFTDIVNIGIGGSDLGPAMIVEALQFYKNHLNVHFVSNVDGDHVNEVIKKLNPETTLFVIVSKTFTTQETLSNAETIRSWFLQSATQEDVAKHFVAVSTNIKKVTEFGINPVNVFPMWDWVGGRFSLWSAVGLSVSLAVGFDNFDKLLKGANDMDEHFKNESFDKNIPVILALLSIWYNNFFGAESEALIPYTQYLQKLAPYLQQGIMESNGKSIGRDGKPVNYQTGTIIWGEPGTNSQHAFFQLIHQGTKLIPTDFIGFKEALYGNKDHHDKLMSNFFAQTEALLMGKTEAQVKTEFETQGITAEKAAFLVPFKVFSGNKPTNTLLINKLTPESLGALVALYEHKIFVQGVIWNIFSYDQWGVELGKQLANTILEEIVTKKVTQHDSSTTFLLKKYLN; from the coding sequence ATGGCACTTCATAGTAAAAATCCATCTCAAACAGATGCTTGGCAAAAAATTCAATCGCATTTTGAAACAATGAAAAGCGTTCAGATGCAAGAATTATTTGCAAACGATAATAATAGGGCAGAAAAAATGCACATGCAATGGAATGATTTTTTGGTAGATTATTCAAAAAATATTGCAACCCAAGAAACAATCGATTTGTTACTAGAATTAGCGCATCAAGTTGATTTAAAAGATGCTATTTCAAAATACTTTAAAGGAGATTTAATCAATCAAACTGAAGACAGAGCTGTTTTACATACTGCTTTGAGAGCAACTGAAAATTCGGCCGTAATGGTTGATGGAATCAATGTAATGCCTGAAATTTTTTCGGTTAAAAATAAAATTAAAAACTTTTCAAATGAAGTAATTACAGGAGAAAGAAAAGGTTTTTCTGGTAAACAATTTACAGATATCGTAAATATCGGTATTGGTGGTTCAGATTTAGGACCAGCTATGATAGTTGAGGCATTGCAATTTTACAAAAATCATTTAAATGTACATTTTGTTTCTAATGTAGATGGTGATCACGTTAATGAGGTTATCAAAAAATTAAATCCAGAAACAACACTTTTTGTAATAGTTTCAAAAACGTTTACCACGCAAGAAACCTTATCAAATGCAGAAACCATTAGAAGTTGGTTTTTACAATCAGCAACACAAGAAGATGTAGCCAAACATTTTGTAGCTGTTTCAACAAATATCAAAAAAGTAACCGAATTCGGAATTAACCCTGTTAACGTTTTTCCAATGTGGGATTGGGTTGGCGGTCGTTTTTCATTATGGAGCGCGGTTGGATTATCAGTTAGTTTAGCAGTAGGATTTGACAACTTTGATAAGTTGTTAAAAGGTGCAAATGACATGGATGAGCATTTCAAGAACGAATCTTTTGATAAAAATATCCCAGTAATATTGGCTTTATTGAGTATTTGGTATAACAATTTTTTTGGAGCTGAAAGTGAAGCTTTAATTCCTTATACTCAGTATTTACAAAAGTTGGCTCCGTATTTACAACAAGGAATAATGGAAAGTAATGGAAAAAGTATCGGTAGAGATGGTAAACCAGTTAATTATCAAACAGGAACAATTATTTGGGGTGAGCCTGGAACTAATTCACAACACGCATTTTTTCAATTAATTCATCAGGGAACAAAGTTAATCCCAACAGATTTTATTGGTTTCAAAGAAGCATTGTATGGCAATAAAGACCATCATGATAAATTGATGTCTAACTTCTTTGCTCAAACCGAAGCGTTATTAATGGGAAAAACCGAAGCACAAGTAAAAACCGAGTTTGAAACGCAAGGAATAACTGCTGAAAAAGCAGCATTTTTAGTACCATTTAAAGTTTTTTCTGGAAATAAACCAACAAACACCTTATTAATAAACAAGCTTACACCGGAATCTTTAGGCGCTTTAGTAGCTTTATATGAACATAAAATCTTTGTACAAGGCGTTATTTGGAATATCTTTAGTTATGATCAATGGGGTGTAGAACTCGGTAAACAATTAGCCAACACAATTTTAGAAGAAATAGTGACTAAAAAAGTGACACAACATGATAGTTCAACTACGTTTTTATTGAAAAAGTATCTAAATTAA
- a CDS encoding M23 family metallopeptidase has product MRYLITALFFVTFFTACNSKEEKEIKNQTVKKEPIIKEYGFTFNDYKVVKDTIRSGDTFSAILQKHPLKDSLKIHDITEKVKDSFNVRKIRAGKPYILFLDKKKPNKLQALVYIEDRINYTVIDFRDSLVVSNKQKPTIVKRRIVATEIEGSLSETLSNSGVSPALAPKLANIYAYTIDFFKIQKGDKFAVIINERFIDDSIYVGVESIEASYFEHKGKKIFAFPYKLNENQKREDFYDENGKGLKSMFLKAPLDYFRISSRFSGKRFHPVQMRFKAHNGTDYAAPHGTPIKTTASGVVERTGYTAGNGNFVKVRHSSTYSTQYLHMSKILVRNGQSVSQGQIIGKVGSTGLATGPHVCYRFWKNGVQVDPLRLKLPNTEPMGKTDKQKYLKYIEPLKKELDSITAIKFKE; this is encoded by the coding sequence TTGAGATATTTAATAACAGCACTTTTCTTTGTTACTTTTTTTACAGCATGTAATTCAAAAGAAGAGAAAGAAATTAAAAACCAAACAGTAAAAAAAGAGCCTATAATCAAAGAATATGGGTTCACTTTTAATGATTATAAAGTTGTAAAAGACACCATTCGTTCAGGGGATACTTTTAGCGCAATTTTACAAAAACACCCTTTAAAAGATAGTCTTAAAATTCACGATATTACAGAAAAAGTTAAAGATTCATTCAATGTTAGAAAAATAAGAGCTGGAAAACCATATATCTTATTTTTAGACAAGAAGAAGCCTAATAAACTACAAGCTCTAGTTTATATTGAAGACCGAATCAATTATACGGTTATTGACTTTAGAGATTCATTAGTGGTTTCCAACAAGCAAAAACCAACAATTGTTAAGCGAAGAATTGTTGCAACAGAAATCGAAGGCTCGCTTTCTGAAACACTAAGCAACTCAGGAGTTAGTCCGGCGTTGGCACCTAAATTAGCCAATATTTATGCCTATACAATAGATTTCTTTAAAATTCAAAAAGGAGATAAATTTGCCGTTATAATCAATGAACGATTTATTGATGATTCTATATATGTTGGTGTTGAAAGTATTGAAGCTTCTTATTTTGAACACAAAGGGAAAAAAATATTTGCTTTTCCATATAAACTGAATGAAAATCAGAAAAGAGAAGATTTTTATGATGAAAACGGAAAAGGCTTAAAAAGTATGTTCCTAAAAGCACCATTAGATTATTTTAGAATTTCATCTCGCTTTTCAGGTAAACGATTTCACCCGGTTCAAATGCGATTCAAAGCGCACAACGGAACAGATTATGCCGCACCACACGGAACACCAATTAAAACAACAGCTTCAGGTGTAGTTGAACGAACAGGATATACGGCAGGAAATGGAAATTTTGTAAAAGTTAGACACAGTTCAACGTATTCTACACAATATTTACACATGTCTAAGATTTTAGTTCGAAATGGGCAAAGCGTTTCACAAGGTCAAATCATCGGAAAAGTTGGAAGTACTGGTTTAGCAACTGGTCCACATGTTTGCTATCGTTTTTGGAAAAATGGGGTTCAAGTTGATCCATTACGATTAAAATTACCCAATACTGAACCTATGGGGAAAACAGATAAGCAAAAATATTTAAAGTATATTGAACCACTTAAAAAAGAGTTAGATAGTATCACTGCAATAAAATTTAAAGAATAA
- a CDS encoding tryptophan 2,3-dioxygenase family protein has protein sequence MEITPKIQEQLNQLNDKFEAINQNTSTHLEGLLWSKPITYWDYIQTDALLNLQIQRTTLPDEMVFVMYHQVNELLFKMILWEMNQLCHTEQPTTAYFTEKLGRISRYFDMLTTSFDIMKDGMEPEQYLKFRNTLTPASGFQSAQYRLIEFSSTDLINLIDNRFRATIDRNTPFEHAFEHLYWQAAGKDYHTGEKSYLILEFEKKYKKTFLEYMEEYNTINLWRKFKQLPEVDQKNPDLIAAMRHYDVTVNITWVMGHFNAAKKYIESVPGNHEATGGSDWKKYMLPKYQKRIFFPELWTKEELDNWGE, from the coding sequence ATGGAAATTACTCCAAAAATCCAAGAACAATTAAATCAATTGAATGATAAGTTCGAAGCTATCAATCAAAATACATCTACGCATTTAGAAGGCTTACTTTGGTCAAAACCAATAACATATTGGGATTATATTCAAACAGATGCTTTGTTAAACCTACAAATTCAGCGCACCACTTTGCCTGATGAAATGGTTTTTGTGATGTATCATCAAGTGAATGAATTGTTGTTCAAAATGATTCTTTGGGAAATGAACCAACTTTGTCATACTGAGCAACCTACGACAGCCTATTTTACTGAGAAATTAGGAAGAATTAGTCGTTATTTTGACATGTTAACAACGTCATTCGATATTATGAAAGACGGAATGGAACCTGAGCAATACTTGAAATTTAGAAATACATTAACACCCGCAAGTGGATTTCAGTCAGCTCAATACCGTTTAATTGAATTCAGTTCAACCGATTTAATTAATCTAATAGATAACCGATTTAGAGCTACTATAGATAGAAACACACCATTCGAACACGCTTTTGAACATTTATATTGGCAAGCCGCAGGGAAAGATTACCATACTGGTGAAAAGTCATATCTTATTTTAGAATTTGAAAAAAAATATAAAAAAACGTTCTTGGAATATATGGAAGAATATAACACCATCAATTTGTGGCGAAAATTCAAACAACTTCCAGAAGTAGATCAAAAAAACCCTGATTTAATTGCAGCCATGCGTCATTATGATGTAACCGTTAATATTACTTGGGTAATGGGACATTTCAATGCTGCCAAAAAATACATTGAAAGTGTACCAGGAAATCATGAGGCAACAGGCGGTAGCGATTGGAAAAAATACATGTTGCCAAAATATCAAAAACGAATTTTCTTCCCAGAATTATGGACTAAAGAAGAATTAGATAATTGGGGAGAATAA